In Polynucleobacter sp. es-EL-1, the following are encoded in one genomic region:
- a CDS encoding HAD-IB family phosphatase — MKVFLMRLWRKLNYFLRTQSQFAVQSSKEILRKQEVSIQSSAPLPELCSVIIPALNEEKAIESVIHYAQKDTFTGEVIVIDDSSIDATAQIARSAGAQVFTSSMLGKGASMQDGIEVANNEYVVFLDGDLSGLEENIISKMIAPLIADEADFVKAKFGRGGGRVTELTAKPMLKVFFPELAGISQPLGGIIAARASLLKKLTFESGYGVDIGLLIDAHLKGARICEVDIGSLEHDSQPLVDLTTMANEVARVIHHYSRHAGRLHVEQISEMYEEQRLASASFDYIINRRKDRRKVVLLDMDGTITPNRFIKDLAAFTHTEETLDALLDVSQNDAATRSQQIAEIFKFTHRTQFEKVAMNMPIKPGVIEFVNQMKRNGFMVGLISDSYFIAAEIMRKRIFADFAIAHTLKFRNDICSGELNLNKDFYPDRSHGNLQPCKSNVIKRFLSKTNKPSFVEVWAIGDHLNDLDMLLLADKAFVIDPKSPELLKHKHIKNIASFEDLFQVDAVT, encoded by the coding sequence ATGAAAGTTTTTCTAATGCGTCTATGGAGAAAATTAAATTATTTTCTTCGCACGCAATCCCAATTTGCAGTTCAGTCCAGCAAAGAGATTTTGCGCAAACAGGAAGTATCTATCCAAAGTAGCGCCCCACTTCCAGAGCTTTGTAGCGTGATCATCCCGGCACTCAATGAAGAGAAGGCTATTGAATCAGTCATCCACTACGCACAAAAGGACACATTCACCGGGGAGGTGATTGTGATTGATGACAGCTCAATTGATGCTACCGCTCAAATAGCCCGCTCAGCTGGAGCACAGGTATTTACCAGCTCAATGCTGGGTAAGGGCGCCTCCATGCAAGATGGAATAGAAGTTGCCAATAATGAGTATGTCGTATTTTTAGATGGCGATCTTTCTGGCTTAGAAGAAAATATTATCAGCAAGATGATTGCTCCACTCATCGCAGATGAAGCTGATTTTGTGAAAGCAAAATTTGGCAGAGGCGGCGGGCGAGTCACCGAATTAACTGCCAAGCCAATGCTCAAGGTATTTTTTCCGGAGTTAGCTGGAATTTCACAACCGCTGGGTGGAATCATTGCCGCCAGAGCCTCCTTACTAAAAAAACTGACCTTTGAATCAGGCTATGGAGTAGATATTGGATTGCTAATTGATGCCCATTTAAAAGGTGCGCGTATTTGCGAAGTAGATATTGGCTCTTTAGAGCATGACAGCCAGCCTTTGGTTGATCTGACCACAATGGCTAATGAAGTTGCCCGTGTGATCCACCACTACTCTCGTCATGCCGGCAGACTGCATGTGGAGCAAATTTCTGAAATGTATGAGGAACAAAGGCTGGCATCTGCCTCATTTGATTACATTATCAACCGTCGTAAAGATCGGCGTAAGGTTGTCCTGCTAGATATGGATGGGACCATTACACCCAATCGATTTATTAAGGATCTAGCAGCCTTTACCCATACAGAAGAAACTTTAGATGCCCTGCTCGACGTCTCACAAAATGATGCTGCTACGCGCAGCCAGCAGATTGCAGAAATATTTAAATTTACCCATCGCACTCAATTTGAAAAAGTAGCAATGAATATGCCGATTAAGCCAGGCGTCATTGAATTTGTAAATCAAATGAAACGTAATGGCTTTATGGTTGGACTGATATCAGATAGCTATTTCATTGCCGCAGAAATCATGCGCAAAAGAATTTTTGCCGATTTTGCGATTGCTCACACCCTCAAATTTAGAAACGATATCTGCAGTGGGGAGCTCAATCTAAATAAAGACTTTTACCCCGATCGTAGTCACGGCAATTTACAACCTTGCAAAAGCAATGTAATTAAACGCTTTCTCTCCAAAACCAATAAACCCAGTTTTGTTGAAGTTTGGGCTATTGGAGACCATTTAAATGATCTCGATATGTTGTTACTGGCCGATAAAGCCTTTGTCATTGATCCGAAGTCTCCAGAGCTGCTCAAGCATAAGCACATTAAAAACATCGCCTCTTTTGAAGATTTGTTTCAGGTGGATGCAGTAACTTAA